One Spodoptera frugiperda isolate SF20-4 chromosome 30, AGI-APGP_CSIRO_Sfru_2.0, whole genome shotgun sequence genomic window carries:
- the LOC126912848 gene encoding uncharacterized protein LOC126912848 — MYKEERAGELSSPAVVVAESLNGSDTRGEALDSSSKSHTRVPSWKASDSESDSSSVFAASVSSQRQTRAAFKRPRTEEGRGLSSSSNAQEAPAPPKIPTAARGGGRGKGKRLAGTVRPKPAERPAAEGSALISAVHSDSSVMEVVDAESLNGERGSETLRQAVREGLRQIAGKKSQPAGAAQLKSVEAEIMAAAFDICRVPSAGKVHRELADMRRELSRLSASNAALEAELRATKAELAVCRGRQPQPPAEPDLVKLLRREMAAFQQRFNVLESKLLRPPLAASSSATSRSYAAVAARPSTSSGRTSRDTQPVARPRAAPPTRAPAPPVVQAPAGGQAVNASTGRRRGRRGAAAQQAAPVTSEPTLPASGDWQAHQVP; from the exons ATGTACA aggaggagagggcaggtgagcttAGCTCGCCTGCAGTTGTTGTGGCAGAGAGCCTTAATGGCTCTGATacccgtggggaggcgctggactcgtccagcaagtcccacacacgggtCCCAAGCTGGAAGGcgtcggactcggagtccgactcctcATCAGTGTTTGCCGCGAGCGTGAGCTCTCAGCGACAGACAAGGGCGGCTTTCAAGCGCCCCAGGACGGAGGAGGGTCGGGGATTGTCCTCGTCCTCCAACGCGCAGGAGGCCCCGGCCCCCCCTAAAATCCCCACGGCCGCGCGGGGTGGAGGCAGGGGGAAGGGCAAGAGGTTGGCAGGTACTGTCCGACCCAAGCCGGCTGAGCGTCCTGCCGCAGAGGGTAGCGCTCTAATCAGTGCCGTCCACTCGGACTCCTCCGTGATGGAGGTTGTGGATGCCGAGAGCTTGAATGGTGAGCGTGGCTCTGAGACCCTTCGTCAAGCTGTCAGGGAGGGACTTCGCCAGATAGCAGGAAAGAAATCCCAGCCTGCCGGAGCCGCTCAGCTGAAGTCGGTGGAGGCCGAAATTATGGCGGCGGCCTTCGATATATGTAGGGTTCCCTCGGCGGGAAAAGTACATCGGGAGCTGGCCGACATGCGGCGGGAGCTGTCGCGCTTGTCTGCCTCCAATGCGGCGCTGGAGGCCGAGCTCCGGGCCACTAAGGCTGAGCTTGCCGTTTGCCGAGGACGTCAACCTCAGCCTCCGGCGGAACCTGATTTGGTGAAGCTACTTcgcagggagatggctgctttccagcAACGTTTTAATGTGCTGGAGAGCAAACTCCTCCGTCCCCCGCTAGCGGCCTCGAGTTCAGCGACCTCGAGGTCATACGCGGCCGTTGCGGCCAGGCCCTCGACCTCCTCGGGTCGGACTAGCCGCGACACTCAACCGGTGGCAAGGCCACGAGCGGCTCCCCCAACAAGGGCCCCAGCTCCTCCAGTGGTGCAGGCTCCGGCTGGCGGGCAGGCGGTAAATGCGTCTACCGGACGCAGAAGAGGGAGGAGGGGTGCAGCGGCTCAACAAGCTGCCCCAGTCACAAGCGAGCCCACCCTGCCGGCAAGTGGTGACTGGCAA gcccaccaagtgcctTGA